The window AAGCAGAATACCTCAGTGCTAGTACATTTGCTACATCCTCAGAGGGCCCATTCTACCTTTCCCAAATTGCTCTAAGCATTAGACAATTCTTTCCTTCATCAGGCATGCATTTGCTTCTGTGGACTTATAGCTGCTGTCCTAGGTCTGTTATCTGGGATCAAAAGGGACAAGTTTCATGCCACTTCCCATAATAGGTCTCCAGAGGTCTGAGGGCATCTGTAAGGCCctttcccacctctcctcagctcaACTCCTCTCCACCACAAAAGCAGCAGACCCATTTCCTATGAAAGTTAGAATAGTTAAAACCACCTGTGCCAGGTAACATCAACCCTGTGAACTgctacttcctttttaaaattaaactatttatTCACCCATTTATTCATGAATCTGAGGGATTTTCCTTAGCTACAGATGagcaaacaggctcagagaggtcaggtgATTTGCCTACTTCACATAGCTTCCAAAGGCTGAAAAGGGAGTCACACAGTCTTCCTGGTATCTAAATTCATGCTCAGAACCGTatctcccaccatcaccactcaCATAAACATAAATTAATTTAGAGCTGGCCTCTTGGCTCTAAGAGAGGAAGCAGGATATGGAAAAGAGATGGGGTTTCAGGAATCACCATCAGATGCTCAGATCAAAGGTGTATGTGACCCCAGGGGGTACATGGgaaacacacatgcaaacacaactATGTGCAGAGCTCAGTCGCCGTGTTCACTGGCTCTGTGGCTTATCCTGCTCACCTTGACAGAGAAGATATTTGCAGTGTGTCCCGTATGCATGGAGAGCAGCTTCTTGTGGTGCAGCGGGTCCCACACGATTGTGTGCTGGTCATCGGAACCAGAGGCCAGCAAGCTGCAAGCAGAGTGAGGGGTTCTGACCTCTCCTCAAGTTCGTGGGCAATTTTCCCCCATCCCACATTCCCAGGTGATAAGGTGTTAGGCCACACAGAACTTAAATCACAGTATATGTCACAGATTTTAAGGCTATCTTGTAAATATTGGCTGATTCTCTTCTATTTGTCCTGAGAATTTGCCATTATTCCTTAAACTCTGCATTGACTTATTGAAAAAACAGAGTTTGGATGGCCATGCAACCTTCCATCTATCTGTGCTTCATTGTTTAACTGTGTATTGACAGTGATGGACTAAACTAAACTACGTAGCAGAGAGCAGCAATCTTTTCACTTGggtccattttttttccttagatCTAGGAAGAGGATCTCCCAGCTGCCTCACTCTCTTTAGCATCCCCTTCCCCCGTGCTCTAGCTCATACTTACTCTCCTTTCTCGTTCCACTCCAGACAGTTGACACATCCTGAGTGACCCTGGGTAAGCAAATAGAAAGGGATAAGAAGAGAGCCAGTTAGAGGTTCTCCTGGGGAACTCAACACCAAGAAGTAGAACTGAACAGGTAAACTAATCTTTCCATCATCAATGTTTTCCAGGTGCATGTGAGTGACCAGGACTGAATTAAATTGCCTGGCATCTTACAATATATAAAGTACATTCATTGTCATGATTTTACTTGACATTGAACACCCCTGAGTCATAAAGTTCAGGTTTCATTGGTCCCATTTTGCAGAAAATTAAACTTAAGTTCAGATAACAGTAACAGCAGTGTGATCCAAACAAATTTCTGCTCCTACCACTAGAAGGAACATGTCAACAGTCCCTTCGAGGGATATCCCCTCGACCACAGACAATTTTCCCAGAGAAGCATCTGACCCAAGGATGATCTTTCATTCTTTTggcatatatttaatttattgagcactcactgCATACCAGGTACTGTTCAGATGCTGGGGGCAGATCAGTGTACAAATCACAGTCCCTGCTCTTCTGAGTTAACTTCCAGTAGAAGGAGCCTGGTATAGTAAGGTACATTGGGCTAGTTTCTTGAGCTTGGAGATTTGAATTAAGAAACACCGAGAGTGAGGCAGTTAACCGATGCTGAGGTTGAAAGCATGCAGAGAGAGAAATCATGGCAAAGCTAGAATTACCAGAAAACAGAATCCATGAAAAGCAGAAGGTATGAGGTGGCAGAAACAAGTCTTACatgggaaaaagagaaaacaaatcactAGGCATTCCTGCATACTGTTCTTTCTGTTCCCTCAGCCTCCTTCATTCCTAATAGTACCTAGATTTTCATCTAATCATCTCCCTGTCCAAGTTAGACCATGTGTTTCAGGAAGGGAAAATCCATTGTTCTCTCTAGTGATAGGTTCAGAAACTTACGCCTAAGCCAAATTGGAGGTGGCATTCACTTGGGCATAGGAATTGGCTCAGAAATGACCCTGTGACCCCAATCAGATGCAAGGGGGACAGTTGCTGGGAGCTTCTGGGAAAGGAGTTTTCTCATTCTCAGGAGAGAGTCTATGAAAGAGATGCCTTCTTCCTCTGGATGATGGGAGTACTGATGTGACACCTGGAATTGCCACCACCAGGGAAGCCAGCCAGAGAGTGAAACTGAAGGAGGAAAGCCCAGCCCAGGGAATCATGGAAAAACGGAGCCAGAGTGACCCGAACAACTAACCCAGGTGCCTAGTCTACTCCTGGACTTCCACTTAAGTAAGCCAATCAATTCATAACTGTTTAAAGCCATTTGAGTTGGGTTGTTGCTTGTGGCCCAAAGCATCCTAACTAACAAACTCCAACTCATTCTTCAGATTTCACTTCATAGGCACTTCCTTGAAGATGCCTTTCCTGTCGTGTGAATTTGGGAGGGAGGCATATGCTTCCTGTGGGCTCCTACTGTCACACTGTATTATGGCTCTGTGTTGACATGGTGGTTTGCATCACCAGACTGAGCCCTGAGAAGCAGGCTTTTGTGTATTGTATTCATTGCATCTCCAAGGCCAGTTATAGTCCTTGGCACATGTCTGTTGCATAAACGAACACATGAGTCAGTGGGACTAATGGGAAGAATGAAGAGATTTGAACAAATCTAATTCCCCGCCTATCCGTCAGAAAAGGCCTTTCCTTggccttctcctttccttttaccTTTTGCTCTATACAGAGTCTCATCTGGGTTGAACCTCACTTCTTTCCAGGTTCTGCACTTACAAACATTGCAGATACATTTACTCTGCCCACACTTGTCAGAGCACTTGCTGACCTGAGGCCTCTCACTTTCCTGTGGCACTTGGTTGCAACCCCACCCATAGCTTTGGTCACGCTTTCTAGGTCAGAATCATTTCTGTCCTCAACCCTCTCATTTTTTTCAACTGGCTGTCAATTACTTGGGCCTGGGGGCCGCATCTTCCCAGCTGACCCTGAACAACTCATTGCGACCATCACCTCAGAGAATTGTTTGGTAGTTTCAGATAAAGTTAAGCTTGTATCTATCTACcctatgacccagtaattccatcTGTAGGCATTtacttgagaaaaataaaaacatttatccaTACAAAAACTGGTTTAAGAATATCTATACacgatttatttttaaaagccccaaactggaaatagcccaaatgttcatcaactggaGAATGGATAAACACAATGTAGTACATCCATACAgtgtgtcactaatcatcaataaaaagaagcaaactaGATATGTGCAATACAGGCGAaactcaccgaggatatttttccactgattttaagagagagtggaagggagggggagagacagagagagaaacattgatgtgagagatacacatagattggttgcctcccgcacacctgggttgggatcaagcctgcaactgaggtacgtgcccttgatgagAATTGAAtacggaacccttcagtccatgggcctatgctctatccactgagcaaaactggctagggccatgctTTTCCTTCTGATCTTTGTTACCTGCTCCTTCTCAATGTTCAAATTTCATTTCAAACATCACTTCATCAGAGTGGCTTTCTCAGACCACTGTATCTAAAGTATATCCCATTACCATGGTTTGATATGACTTGTTTCTAGTGAATTTACATTtgaattatattaaaacaaaagcaattaaGCCAGATTGTGAAGGTAAGATATATAATGTTTGCAActtgtttaaagaaaatattaagaaaacaaataaggCAAGAGAAtaaatccactgagccaagaacTATTTGTTAAGTCCTTTAAAAGAGTAGACACAGAGTCCTTGCACGGCTCCACAGAGTGGACACCCTGGACTCCAAGATGGCGTCATTCGTGCCATTGAAGGAGAAGAGACTGATGGAAGTCAAAATAGGGGAGCTGCCACGCTGGAGACTGATGCAAGATTTCACCCCTAAAGGTTACCACAGGTATTACAACAAGTACATCCATGTGAAGAAAGGGGGCATTGCTGGCGTTTCTATGGTGCTGGCAGCTTATGTGTTTTTCAACTACTGCTGTTCTTATAAGGAACTAAAACATGAGCAACGACGCAAGTACCGCTGAAGAGGGCCCAGTGTGGACTCCACATTCCTGACCATGACCTTTGCCCAGCACCTCTGAATCCTTTCATACTGTGATGTAACACCTACTAAAAGGtggctggtaaaaaaaaaaaaaaaaaaagagtagacaCATGGTTGGAGTCAAAAGAATATGAACTATGGAGCCAGACAGGCCTGATATAAATATTAATCTTTTACCATTCATGTGACCTTGGAAATGCTCAGTTTTAttctcctcatttgtaaagtgagaTTCCCTTCCTCACAGCCGAGTGGGAACAAAGCCTAGGACAGAGCCATAAAGAAGACCAACATAAGGGCCTGATGGACAAGGAGTATGCAAAGGGCATCAAGAAAGACACGAGAGGAGTAGGAAGGAAAACAGAGGGTGATGCCTCAGAACCCAGATGACAAAAGTTTTGTTGAGAAGTGTCCAGTACTACCAAATACTGTCGGACCAAGCTAGATGAGGACTAAGAAGTGTCCATTGATTTAGGGCAAGAAAGCTACAGTGGTAACCTTGGCAAGAGCCACTTTTGTAGTGTGTGGTTAGATAAATAGAAGTAGGTTGAGGAATTCATTGTGTGCCACATTCGATATTTTCAGTCAATGATGAGCCACATATGTGATATAACATagagcctaggtgtgtagtaggctctaccatctaggtttgtgtaagcaCACTCAAGATGTTGCACAATGACAAAATCATCTAACagtgcatttctcagaatgtatccctgtCGTTAAGCAGCACATGACAGTACTGGGAAGTGAGGAAGTAAAAATAGCGAGTATAGACTACTCTTTCAGTCTGGCTATgaaggggaagagaaacagaAGGCTATAGCTAGATGTGGCTGTGGCATCAAAGAAGGACTTTCTTATATTAGAGAAGCTTGAGCATATTTAATCCCAAGGGGAATCaatagagaaagggaaagttaAAGATATAGGAAAGCTAAAAGATTATCTGTGGTTGGGGTTTTGTCAGATTAATGTTGCAAGAGAATGACTGTAGTAATGAGTCATTGATTCTTAGGAGATAGGGAAGGAAGTAAAGACATGAAGTAGCTTGTAAGGAGAGAATAGAGGGGTTGACTGGGCTTGGAGGACTTGTTGAGGATGCAGAATCGTTGAGGCatgatagatatatgtatatactctTTTTTCACTTACTAATATATCTAGGAAATCACTCATATCaattaataaaattctttttcataGCTGCATAGCACTTTATATGTAGATGAGCCAAGATTTATTCAACAAATTTCCCATGTATGGATTGTTAAGAGTTGTTTCT is drawn from Myotis daubentonii chromosome 3, mMyoDau2.1, whole genome shotgun sequence and contains these coding sequences:
- the LOC132231466 gene encoding ATP synthase subunit f, mitochondrial-like; protein product: MASFVPLKEKRLMEVKIGELPRWRLMQDFTPKGYHRYYNKYIHVKKGGIAGVSMVLAAYVFFNYCCSYKELKHEQRRKYR